One genomic region from Leifsonia poae encodes:
- a CDS encoding ABC transporter ATP-binding protein: MPKGVFAESGADLQLVGIKKRFPGFTAIEHLDLTIPAGSFFALLGPSGCGKTTTLRLVAGLEEPTEGQILIGGTDVTKTKPFQRPVNTVFQSYALFPHMTILENVAFGLRRRKIGDAVARAHEALRLVELDHLAARRPASLSGGQQQRVALARAVVNRPALLLLDEPLGALDLKLRRQMQLELKAIQNEVGLTFVHVTHDQEEAMTMADTVAVMNKGAIEQMGAPEVLYELPATVFVANFLGQSNLFVGPVQDSGGDVVGVEVGGHRLNVPRSRAQRASGRVTVGVRPEKLSLHETPETIAAGRNQLGPGRVTDVSFSGVSTQYIVEIPGLGSVIVFAQNMSSGPAASRGSDVWVSWDADHTFVLADEPPIDGKFVDDTDTQMIAAQAKDRLLSELEEA, encoded by the coding sequence ATGCCGAAGGGAGTATTCGCCGAGTCCGGCGCCGACCTGCAGCTGGTCGGGATCAAGAAGCGCTTCCCGGGGTTCACTGCCATCGAGCATCTGGACCTCACCATCCCCGCCGGCTCGTTCTTCGCGCTGCTCGGCCCGAGCGGCTGTGGCAAGACGACGACGCTGCGCCTCGTAGCCGGGCTGGAGGAGCCGACCGAGGGTCAGATCCTCATCGGCGGCACCGATGTCACCAAGACGAAGCCGTTTCAGCGGCCGGTCAACACGGTGTTCCAGAGCTATGCGCTCTTCCCCCACATGACGATCCTGGAGAATGTCGCGTTCGGCCTGCGCCGTCGCAAGATCGGGGATGCGGTCGCCCGTGCGCACGAGGCGCTGCGACTGGTGGAGCTCGACCATCTCGCCGCCCGTCGCCCGGCATCCCTCTCGGGCGGCCAGCAGCAGCGGGTCGCCTTGGCGCGCGCGGTCGTCAACCGTCCAGCCCTGCTGCTGCTCGACGAGCCGCTCGGCGCCCTCGACCTGAAACTGCGGAGGCAGATGCAGCTTGAGCTGAAGGCCATCCAGAACGAGGTCGGCCTCACCTTCGTGCACGTCACGCACGATCAGGAGGAGGCCATGACGATGGCCGACACGGTCGCCGTGATGAACAAAGGCGCCATCGAGCAGATGGGGGCGCCCGAGGTGCTCTACGAACTGCCGGCCACCGTCTTCGTCGCCAACTTCCTGGGACAGTCGAACCTGTTCGTCGGCCCGGTTCAGGACTCCGGCGGTGATGTCGTCGGCGTCGAGGTGGGTGGTCACCGGCTCAACGTCCCGCGCTCCCGCGCTCAGCGCGCCAGCGGACGTGTCACCGTGGGTGTCCGACCCGAGAAGCTCAGCCTGCACGAGACACCGGAGACGATCGCGGCCGGGCGCAACCAGCTCGGGCCGGGCCGCGTCACAGATGTGTCGTTCAGCGGGGTGAGCACGCAGTACATCGTCGAGATCCCCGGCCTCGGATCGGTGATCGTGTTCGCGCAGAACATGAGCTCCGGGCCGGCGGCGTCGCGGGGCTCCGACGTCTGGGTCTCCTGGGATGCGGACCACACTTTCGTCCTCGCCGACGAGCCGCCGATCGACGGCAAGTTCGTCGATGACACCGACACGCAGATGATCGCCGCACAGGCGAAGGACCGCCTGCTGTCGGAGCTCGAGGAGGCGTAA
- a CDS encoding ABC transporter substrate-binding protein: MIQKLIQSARQSQMTRRGVLAGVGASAAALALAACSTGGASSKPTAAKDQSSTDKTMTWANWQAYLDQDQAGNYPTLQAFEKKSGITVKYDVAVDDNNTYYAKVKDQLALGKDIGADTVCLTDWMVARLIRFGYVQSFDAASIPNKKNLTPALQDADFDPGRKKSLPWQSGFAGICWNKSKVPGGLKSIDDLWKSELKGKVGVLSEMRDTMGLLLLQQGVDISKKFSDDDYNKAIDKLTKEVNDGQIRNIKGNSYLNDLKSGDTLAAICWSGDITQLNAEAGDNWEFALPDSGGTLWSDNFVIPIGSPRKANAEELINYYYEPEVAAEVAAWVNYITPVVGAKEAAVKIDPDLADNQLIFPDDTTLANAHIFRSLTPAEEQKYQAAFQKVILGA, from the coding sequence ATGATCCAGAAGCTGATCCAATCGGCTCGGCAGTCGCAGATGACGAGGCGGGGTGTTCTCGCCGGTGTCGGCGCCAGCGCAGCCGCCCTTGCTCTTGCGGCCTGTTCGACCGGGGGCGCATCCAGCAAGCCGACCGCGGCGAAAGATCAATCGTCGACGGACAAGACGATGACCTGGGCGAATTGGCAGGCCTATCTCGATCAAGATCAGGCGGGCAACTACCCGACGCTCCAGGCGTTCGAGAAGAAGTCGGGCATCACGGTCAAATACGATGTCGCGGTCGACGACAACAACACCTACTACGCCAAGGTCAAAGACCAGCTCGCGCTCGGCAAAGACATCGGCGCCGACACCGTCTGCCTCACCGACTGGATGGTCGCCCGGCTGATCCGGTTCGGCTACGTTCAGAGCTTCGATGCGGCGAGCATCCCGAACAAGAAGAACCTCACCCCGGCCCTGCAGGACGCCGACTTCGACCCCGGACGCAAGAAGTCCCTGCCCTGGCAGAGCGGGTTCGCCGGCATCTGCTGGAACAAGTCGAAAGTGCCCGGCGGACTCAAGTCGATCGACGATCTGTGGAAGTCGGAGCTCAAGGGCAAGGTCGGCGTGCTCAGCGAGATGCGCGACACGATGGGTCTGCTGCTCCTGCAGCAAGGGGTCGACATCTCGAAGAAATTCAGTGACGACGACTACAACAAGGCGATCGACAAGCTCACCAAAGAGGTCAACGACGGCCAGATCCGCAACATCAAGGGCAACTCGTACCTCAACGACCTGAAGAGCGGCGACACGCTCGCTGCCATCTGCTGGTCGGGCGACATCACCCAGTTGAACGCCGAAGCGGGGGACAACTGGGAGTTCGCCCTCCCCGACTCCGGTGGAACGCTCTGGAGCGACAACTTCGTCATCCCGATCGGCTCGCCGCGCAAGGCGAACGCCGAAGAGCTCATCAACTACTACTACGAGCCTGAGGTGGCGGCCGAGGTCGCCGCATGGGTGAACTACATCACCCCGGTCGTCGGCGCCAAAGAGGCGGCGGTGAAGATCGACCCCGATCTCGCAGACAACCAGCTCATCTTCCCCGACGACACGACGCTCGCCAATGCGCACATCTTCCGCTCGCTCACGCCGGCGGAGGAGCAGAAGTACCAGGCGGCCTTCCAGAAGGTGATATTGGGGGCCTGA
- a CDS encoding DUF58 domain-containing protein, which produces MTNTVSRTQVELTNARARIVGSRDGRLADAIVWLVRSTRVAWTAVATGWRWLSAVVTPLGWSMVAVAVLALLFGYSYGWTEAVVIGWTAVAMLLVATVYLAGRNVYDVTLSLPANRVVVGDRAPGEVQVRNPGRRRLAGVRVEVPVGEGLAEFASPSLARDETHSDVFIVPTSRRGIVPIGPVRTVRADPVGLLRREVVWAESLDLFVHPRTIAIPSMSTGFVRDLEGAPTRDLTASDVAFHALREYLPGDERRNIHWKSTAKTGSYMVRQYEETRRSHLLVALSLSTDDYATDEEFELAVSATGSLGARAIQDSRTVSVVASAITPDFAKHAVHSVRRLSTINRGRLLDDLAGVTSATTALRVPELAQIAAEDAAGTSIAFLICGSAVSAAQLRASSTQFPLGVDVVAVVCDAGAVPSLRRVTDLSVLTIGYLEDLQKSLAKRMAA; this is translated from the coding sequence GTGACGAACACCGTCAGTCGAACCCAAGTAGAGCTCACCAACGCGCGCGCCCGGATCGTCGGCAGCAGAGACGGCAGGCTGGCGGATGCGATCGTCTGGCTGGTGCGCTCGACCCGCGTCGCCTGGACCGCGGTGGCGACGGGCTGGCGCTGGCTGAGCGCAGTCGTCACCCCGTTGGGCTGGTCTATGGTCGCCGTGGCCGTTCTCGCCCTGCTGTTCGGGTACAGCTACGGCTGGACCGAGGCGGTCGTGATCGGGTGGACCGCCGTGGCGATGCTCCTCGTCGCGACGGTCTATCTGGCGGGACGCAACGTCTACGATGTGACCCTTTCTCTGCCGGCGAACCGGGTGGTCGTCGGTGACCGGGCTCCCGGCGAGGTGCAGGTTCGTAATCCAGGGCGCCGCCGGCTGGCCGGCGTGCGCGTCGAAGTGCCGGTGGGGGAGGGACTCGCCGAGTTCGCTTCGCCGTCGCTGGCGCGCGACGAGACGCACAGCGATGTGTTCATCGTCCCGACCTCGCGGCGCGGGATCGTGCCGATCGGTCCTGTGCGCACGGTCCGGGCCGACCCCGTGGGGCTGCTCCGTCGGGAGGTGGTGTGGGCCGAATCGCTCGACCTGTTCGTTCACCCGCGCACCATCGCCATCCCGAGCATGAGCACCGGGTTCGTGCGCGATCTCGAGGGGGCGCCCACCCGCGACCTCACGGCGAGCGATGTCGCCTTCCACGCTCTCCGCGAATACCTGCCGGGCGACGAACGCCGCAACATCCACTGGAAGAGCACCGCCAAGACCGGCAGCTACATGGTGCGGCAGTATGAGGAGACGCGACGCAGCCACCTGCTCGTGGCGCTGAGCCTCTCCACCGACGACTATGCGACCGACGAAGAGTTCGAACTCGCCGTGAGCGCCACCGGCTCACTCGGTGCGCGCGCCATCCAGGATTCCCGCACGGTCTCGGTGGTCGCGAGTGCGATCACGCCCGATTTCGCCAAACATGCGGTGCACAGCGTGCGCCGGTTGAGCACGATCAACCGGGGCCGGTTGCTCGACGACCTGGCCGGGGTGACCAGTGCGACGACGGCGTTGCGGGTGCCGGAGCTCGCCCAGATCGCCGCCGAGGATGCCGCCGGCACCTCCATCGCCTTCCTGATCTGCGGGTCGGCCGTCTCCGCCGCGCAGCTGCGTGCATCGTCCACGCAGTTTCCGCTGGGTGTCGATGTGGTGGCCGTCGTGTGCGACGCGGGCGCCGTGCCGTCGCTGCGTCGGGTGACCGATCTGAGCGTGCTCACCATCGGGTATCTCGAAGACCTGCAGAAGAGTCTCGCCAAGAGGATGGCGGCCTGA
- the ald gene encoding alanine dehydrogenase codes for MKVAIPREIKDNEFRVAITPAGVHDLIANGHEVFVETEAGTGSSIPDELYASAGATILPDAASTWQIADLVLKVKEPIASEYGHFRPGLVLFTYLHLAAEPELTHALIDSRVTAIAYETVQLPNRALPLLAPMSEVAGRLAPIVGANTMLKPNGGPGLLVPGVPGTHPAVVTVLGGGVAGTNAIGVAVGLGAEVTVLDTNIARLRELDALYAGRIKTIASNSFEIDKAVVASDLVIGSVLVPGAKAPKLVSNELVSRMKPGSVLVDIAVDQGGCFADSHPTTHTAPTFTVHQSLFYCVANMPGAVPHTSTYALTNATLPYARAIANRGWRDALEADASLALGLNTHAGSVTNAAVAEAHGLSAGTVADALS; via the coding sequence ATGAAGGTCGCGATCCCCCGCGAGATCAAGGACAACGAGTTCCGGGTGGCCATCACTCCGGCCGGGGTTCACGACCTCATCGCGAACGGCCACGAGGTCTTCGTCGAGACGGAGGCCGGAACCGGCTCCTCCATCCCAGACGAGCTCTACGCATCGGCAGGGGCGACGATCCTCCCCGACGCCGCGAGCACCTGGCAGATCGCGGATCTCGTGCTCAAGGTCAAAGAACCGATCGCGAGCGAGTACGGCCACTTCCGCCCGGGGCTCGTGCTCTTCACATATCTGCATCTCGCCGCCGAGCCCGAGCTCACACATGCGCTCATCGACTCCCGGGTCACCGCGATCGCCTATGAGACCGTGCAGCTGCCCAACCGGGCGCTGCCGCTTCTGGCTCCGATGAGCGAGGTGGCCGGTCGGCTCGCGCCGATCGTCGGTGCGAACACCATGCTGAAGCCGAACGGCGGCCCCGGACTCCTCGTCCCCGGCGTCCCGGGCACGCATCCGGCCGTCGTCACCGTGCTCGGCGGAGGCGTCGCAGGAACGAACGCGATCGGTGTCGCCGTCGGTCTGGGCGCCGAGGTAACCGTTCTCGACACGAACATCGCCCGGCTGCGCGAACTCGACGCCCTCTACGCCGGCCGCATCAAGACGATCGCCTCGAACAGCTTCGAGATCGACAAGGCCGTGGTCGCCTCCGACCTGGTGATCGGCTCGGTGCTGGTCCCCGGCGCCAAGGCGCCCAAGCTGGTCAGCAACGAGCTGGTGTCCCGGATGAAACCGGGGAGCGTGCTCGTGGACATCGCGGTCGACCAGGGCGGCTGCTTCGCCGACTCGCACCCGACCACGCACACCGCCCCCACCTTCACGGTGCACCAGTCCCTGTTCTACTGCGTGGCCAATATGCCCGGCGCCGTGCCGCACACCTCCACCTATGCGCTGACGAACGCGACGCTTCCCTATGCCCGGGCGATCGCCAACCGCGGCTGGCGCGACGCCCTGGAGGCCGACGCATCCCTCGCGCTCGGCCTCAACACGCACGCTGGATCGGTCACGAACGCCGCCGTCGCCGAGGCCCACGGCCTCAGCGCCGGCACTGTGGCGGACGCCCTGTCGTAG
- a CDS encoding transglutaminase domain-containing protein produces MNRDRAGFVLVNTLFALAGTGLAALSFWAVYQSTTFLLMLAITLAVGTVVAVLGAVFRWPSIVVTGLVVAVFLGLGVQLAVPGEATAGGLLPTGQGFVDLVQATWLSWKQLVTISLPVGSYQALLVPAYLLTLLTIVVSLSVSLRAKRGELATVPPVLLFLAGILLGSGVTAVPLWLALSTLAVLLSWTIWFRWQRRSAALRGLAEQSGLTVETPRERRFVGVRTIAGAAVILVVAGVAGTAASLLLPANSERQVVRTAVEQPFDPRAYASPLSGFRKYLEPAKADEPMLTVRGMPGDDRIRIATLDTYDGVTYSVGTSQVASASGTFVRMPYRLDQAGVDGQRERISVTVRGFTGPWVPGSGQLQQVVFGGGDAAVLDGSFYYNDVTGTGAVTRGLRRGDSYTLDTVVKPKLTATQLEKVKPGSAVVPKPAVIPDELQQTLQKYIAGIAGDGAKLAAALRGLAEYGYISHGIGADEPASRSGHGADRITELLTDIPMLGDQEQYAVTAALMARQLGFPARVVVGFVAPDGARPDQSITLTGSDISAWIEVQTSEEGWVTVDPTPPVRPVPPKQPDQPTQISRPQTNVQPPVDENPQQREDPPQAQVDKSDQPQQNPLLDAILGILVVAGWVLLVLAVLAAPFLAVIGAKWRRRTLRRSASTSVERIAGGWREFADAAVDHGYEPPPSATRKELAATIGGVRASALAAVADRAVFSPSAPTVEEADSVWRAVDELREALGQRETRWKRLLAAVSLRSLGYRGWTSNRKRGRR; encoded by the coding sequence ATGAACCGCGACCGCGCGGGCTTCGTGCTCGTCAACACGCTCTTCGCCCTGGCCGGCACCGGGCTCGCCGCCCTGTCATTCTGGGCGGTGTACCAATCGACGACCTTCCTGCTGATGCTGGCCATCACCCTCGCCGTCGGCACCGTCGTCGCCGTGCTCGGCGCCGTCTTCCGGTGGCCGAGCATCGTGGTGACCGGCCTCGTCGTCGCGGTGTTCCTCGGCCTCGGAGTGCAGCTCGCCGTTCCGGGGGAGGCGACGGCCGGCGGTCTGCTCCCCACCGGACAGGGCTTCGTCGATCTCGTGCAGGCCACCTGGCTCAGCTGGAAGCAGTTGGTGACGATCTCGCTCCCGGTGGGGTCGTACCAGGCCCTGCTCGTTCCGGCGTACCTGCTCACGCTGCTGACCATCGTGGTCTCCCTCTCCGTGTCCCTGCGCGCGAAGCGCGGAGAACTCGCCACAGTGCCGCCCGTGTTGCTGTTCCTCGCCGGCATCCTCCTCGGCTCCGGTGTGACGGCGGTGCCGCTGTGGCTTGCCCTGAGCACACTCGCCGTTCTGCTCTCCTGGACCATCTGGTTCCGCTGGCAGCGTCGTTCGGCCGCGCTCCGCGGTCTCGCTGAACAGAGTGGACTGACCGTGGAGACGCCGCGGGAGCGACGGTTCGTCGGTGTGCGGACCATCGCAGGTGCGGCGGTGATCCTCGTGGTGGCCGGCGTCGCAGGGACGGCGGCGAGCCTGCTGCTTCCGGCGAACTCGGAGCGTCAAGTGGTGCGCACGGCGGTGGAGCAGCCGTTCGACCCGCGTGCGTACGCCAGTCCCCTGAGCGGGTTCCGCAAGTATCTCGAGCCGGCGAAAGCCGATGAGCCGATGCTCACTGTCAGAGGGATGCCGGGCGACGACCGCATCCGCATCGCCACCCTCGACACCTACGACGGCGTCACATACTCCGTGGGGACGTCCCAGGTCGCCAGCGCCTCGGGAACCTTTGTGCGGATGCCGTACCGCCTCGACCAGGCCGGGGTCGATGGGCAGCGTGAACGCATCTCGGTGACCGTGCGGGGCTTCACCGGACCCTGGGTTCCCGGGAGCGGGCAGCTGCAACAGGTCGTCTTCGGGGGCGGCGACGCCGCGGTACTCGACGGTTCGTTCTACTACAACGACGTCACGGGAACGGGCGCGGTCACCCGCGGTCTGAGAAGGGGGGACAGCTACACCCTCGACACCGTCGTGAAGCCGAAACTGACCGCCACCCAGCTCGAGAAGGTGAAGCCCGGGAGCGCGGTGGTGCCCAAGCCTGCCGTGATCCCCGACGAACTCCAGCAGACGCTGCAGAAGTACATTGCCGGCATCGCCGGTGACGGCGCCAAGTTGGCGGCGGCGCTGCGCGGACTGGCGGAATACGGCTACATCAGCCACGGCATCGGTGCCGACGAACCCGCCAGCCGGTCCGGGCACGGGGCCGACCGCATCACCGAGCTGCTCACCGACATCCCGATGCTCGGCGACCAGGAGCAGTACGCGGTGACGGCGGCCCTGATGGCCCGGCAGCTGGGGTTCCCGGCACGCGTCGTCGTCGGGTTCGTCGCGCCGGACGGTGCGCGCCCCGATCAGTCGATCACCCTCACCGGATCGGACATCTCGGCCTGGATCGAGGTACAGACCAGCGAAGAGGGCTGGGTCACCGTGGATCCGACTCCGCCGGTGCGACCGGTGCCGCCCAAACAGCCCGACCAGCCGACGCAGATCTCCCGGCCCCAGACCAATGTGCAGCCTCCGGTCGACGAGAACCCGCAGCAGCGGGAGGATCCTCCTCAGGCTCAGGTCGACAAATCCGATCAGCCGCAGCAGAACCCGTTGCTCGATGCGATTCTCGGCATTCTGGTCGTCGCAGGCTGGGTGCTGCTGGTGCTTGCCGTGCTCGCGGCCCCGTTCCTCGCCGTGATCGGTGCCAAATGGCGGAGGCGGACGCTGCGACGGTCGGCGTCGACCTCGGTCGAACGTATCGCCGGTGGTTGGCGCGAGTTCGCCGACGCCGCCGTCGATCACGGCTACGAGCCCCCGCCGTCGGCCACGCGCAAAGAGCTCGCGGCGACGATCGGCGGTGTGCGCGCCTCGGCACTGGCCGCGGTGGCGGATCGCGCCGTCTTCAGCCCGAGCGCGCCGACCGTCGAGGAGGCGGACTCGGTGTGGCGTGCGGTCGATGAGCTGCGCGAAGCGCTCGGGCAGCGCGAGACGCGCTGGAAGCGACTGCTTGCGGCGGTCTCCCTGCGTTCGCTCGGCTACCGTGGATGGACAAGCAACAGAAAGCGGGGCAGGCGATGA
- a CDS encoding ABC transporter permease: MALAAFSTATPPQQDQEPAQRRRSGIALVLLLPGVVYLVLFFLTPLVSLIITSFQTPVVGGDIGQYQAAFRWENYTDAIGTYWPQIIRSFVYAIIATAAALLISYPLAYFIGVKVRRFPLLQNLLMTLVIAPFFISFLLRTLAWKQLLSDDSWFTTSLKALSVLPPDAHVTGTAFSVVFGLTYNFIPFMTLPLYSTLERLDVRYLEAGSDLYANAFTTFRKVTLPLSMPGIVSGTLLTFIPAAGDYINASQDFLGGSDTSMIGNVIESNFLVLQNYPTAAAMSVVLMAVILVIVGVYVKRSGTEDLL; the protein is encoded by the coding sequence ATGGCCCTCGCCGCGTTCTCGACGGCCACGCCCCCGCAGCAGGATCAGGAGCCGGCACAGCGGCGCCGGAGCGGCATCGCGCTCGTGCTGCTGCTGCCCGGTGTCGTCTACCTCGTGCTGTTCTTCCTGACTCCTCTTGTCTCGTTGATCATCACCTCGTTCCAGACCCCCGTGGTCGGCGGCGACATCGGCCAGTACCAGGCTGCGTTCCGCTGGGAGAACTACACAGATGCGATCGGCACGTACTGGCCGCAGATCATCCGGTCGTTCGTCTACGCGATCATCGCCACGGCGGCCGCCCTGCTGATCAGCTACCCCCTCGCCTACTTCATCGGTGTGAAGGTCCGGCGGTTCCCCCTGCTGCAGAACCTGTTGATGACGCTCGTCATCGCCCCGTTCTTCATCAGCTTCCTGCTGCGCACGCTGGCGTGGAAGCAGCTGCTCTCCGACGACTCCTGGTTCACGACGTCGCTGAAGGCGCTCTCCGTTCTGCCGCCCGATGCCCACGTCACGGGCACGGCGTTCTCCGTGGTGTTCGGGTTGACCTACAACTTCATCCCGTTCATGACGCTGCCGCTCTACTCCACTCTCGAACGACTGGATGTGCGCTACCTCGAAGCCGGAAGCGATCTGTACGCCAACGCGTTCACCACCTTCCGCAAGGTGACGCTGCCGCTGTCGATGCCGGGCATCGTCTCGGGAACCCTGCTCACGTTCATTCCGGCGGCGGGCGACTACATCAACGCCTCGCAGGATTTCCTCGGCGGGTCGGACACCTCGATGATCGGCAACGTGATCGAGAGCAACTTCCTCGTGCTGCAGAATTATCCCACGGCGGCCGCGATGTCGGTGGTGCTGATGGCGGTCATCCTCGTGATCGTGGGCGTCTAC
- a CDS encoding AAA family ATPase has translation MTMTPEQATWFSGVFERLVANIDGVLLGKAHIIRLALTALFSEGHLLLEDYPGTGKTSLARAIAESVRGTSNRVQFTPDLLPGDITGVNIFDQRTGAFEFHRGPVFANIVLADEINRASPKTQSALLEVMEEGQVTVDGVRHPVGSPFMVIATQNPIEQAGTYRLPEAQLDRFLLKASIGYPDHEATLRILEGSERKAHEIVVPEVIAASTVVEMGSMARSVHVDAAINDYVSRLVDATRNADEVRLGVSVRGALALLRASKTLAASVGRYYVTPDDVKALAEPVLAHRLVLDPEAEFEGVTASSVIAQLLIETPPPSDRPAV, from the coding sequence ATGACGATGACCCCCGAGCAGGCCACCTGGTTCTCCGGCGTGTTCGAGCGTCTGGTGGCGAACATCGACGGCGTGCTGCTCGGCAAGGCCCATATCATCAGGCTCGCCCTCACCGCCCTGTTCAGCGAAGGCCACCTCCTGCTGGAGGATTACCCCGGCACAGGCAAGACCTCCCTGGCCCGCGCGATCGCCGAGAGTGTGCGCGGCACGAGCAATCGGGTGCAGTTCACGCCCGACCTGCTGCCGGGCGACATCACCGGTGTCAACATCTTCGACCAGCGCACCGGTGCCTTCGAATTCCATCGCGGGCCGGTGTTCGCGAACATCGTGCTGGCCGACGAGATCAACCGGGCGAGCCCGAAGACCCAATCCGCCCTGCTCGAGGTGATGGAGGAGGGACAGGTCACCGTCGATGGGGTGCGCCATCCCGTCGGCTCGCCGTTCATGGTGATCGCCACCCAGAACCCCATCGAGCAGGCGGGGACGTACCGCCTGCCGGAGGCCCAGCTCGACCGGTTCCTGCTGAAAGCCTCGATCGGGTATCCGGACCACGAGGCAACACTGCGCATCCTCGAAGGGTCGGAGCGCAAGGCGCACGAGATCGTCGTCCCCGAGGTGATCGCCGCCTCCACCGTGGTGGAGATGGGATCTATGGCCCGCAGCGTGCACGTCGACGCCGCCATCAACGACTATGTCTCCCGGCTCGTGGATGCCACCCGCAATGCCGACGAGGTGCGGTTGGGCGTCAGCGTGCGCGGAGCGCTCGCCCTGTTGCGCGCCTCGAAGACCCTCGCCGCCTCCGTCGGGAGATACTACGTGACCCCCGACGATGTGAAAGCGCTCGCCGAACCCGTGCTCGCCCACCGGCTCGTCCTCGATCCGGAGGCCGAGTTCGAGGGCGTCACCGCCTCCAGCGTCATCGCGCAGCTCCTCATCGAGACGCCGCCGCCCTCCGATCGGCCCGCCGTGTGA